A window of Gambusia affinis linkage group LG03, SWU_Gaff_1.0, whole genome shotgun sequence contains these coding sequences:
- the LOC122827789 gene encoding hyaluronan and proteoglycan link protein 1-like, translated as MISLLCITMISLTLAGSAYCQTATPASLISVKTDLGGNVTLPCKVHEDETFFFGSLKVTWIKVGEDQSQNEDVLVSMGLHKRTYGNFENRASLLDLESGDGSLVLIDVSMEDMGRYRCEIINGMEDIIQDVILEVENGLTDGVVFPYSPHHGRYNLNFDEAVKSCESQDATIASFDQLLEAWKGGLDWCNAGWLNDGTVQYPITKPRQPCGGVNSRPGLRNYGFRNKQMSRFDVFCFASKLQGRFYWLVQPERLSFDEAVQACRDDDAEIAKVGQMYAAWKLEGYDRCDAGWLADGSVRYPISRPRKNCSPTEAAVRFVRFPDKKVKSYGVYCFKADK; from the exons tCAAGACTGATCTGGGTGGAAACGTCACCCTGCCCTGCAAAGTTCATGAAGATGAAACCTTTTTCTTTGGAAGTCTGAAAGTCACGTGGATCAAAGTGGGAGAAGATCAATCCCAAAATGAGGATGTGCTTGTATCCATGGGTTTACACAAGAGGACTTATGGAAACTTCGAAAACCGCGCCTCTTTGTTAGACCTAGAAAGTGGCGATGGCTCCTTGGTGTTAATTGACGTCTCAATGGAGGACATGGGAAGGTACCGCTGTGAGATCATAAATGGGATGGAAGACATTATACAAGATGTAATCTTAGaggttgaaaatggtctcactGACG GTGTTGTGTTCCCATACTCTCCCCATCATGGGCGCTACAACCTAAATTTTGATGAGGCTGTGAAGTCCTGTGAAAGTCAGGATGCTACAATTGCCTCCTTTGATCAGCTGCTGGAGGCCTGGAAAGGCGGTCTGGACTGGTGTAATGCTGGTTGGCTCAATGACGGTACGGTACAGTATCCAATCACCAAACCCAGACAACCCTGCGGCGGCGTCAACAGCAGACCTGGTCTCAGAAACTATGGCTTCAGAAACAAGCAGATGAGCCGCTTTGATGTGTTCTGTTTTGCTTCCAAACTCCAAG GTCGTTTCTATTGGTTGGTCCAGCCAGAAAGGCTGAGCTTTGACGAGGCTGTGCAGGCGTGCCGAGACGACGATGCAGAGATTGCGAAGGTCGGCCAGATGTATGCTGCCTGGAAGCTTGAGGGCTACGACCGCTGTGATGCTGGCTGGTTGGCTGATGGAAGTGTGCGCTACCCTATTTCCAGGCCCCGCAAGAACTGCAGTCCCACAGAGGCTGCAGTGCGCTTTGTTAGATTCCCAGACAAAAAGGTTAAGTCTTATGGTGTTTACTGCTTCAAGGCTGATAAGTga